One Thermodesulfobacteriota bacterium DNA segment encodes these proteins:
- a CDS encoding OmpA family protein, protein PPSSLQILRNFENAIKQIGGVKVFQSGTTDLWLRLDKEGKTFYAYVRAPHGETYYLTVVEKEAMVQEVVADAKSLIRDIQSKGSASVYGIYFDFDKADIKAESEPAINEIAKLLQENKDLKLYVVGHTDNVGNFDYNMKLSKARADAVTKELVTKHKISPERLKAFGVGSLSPVASNKTEEGRAKNRRVELVEQ, encoded by the coding sequence CCCCCAAGTAGCTTGCAGATTCTGAGAAACTTTGAAAACGCCATTAAGCAGATTGGGGGAGTTAAAGTATTTCAAAGTGGTACTACCGATCTTTGGTTAAGACTCGACAAGGAGGGCAAAACTTTCTACGCTTATGTAAGGGCGCCCCACGGAGAGACATATTATCTCACCGTCGTAGAAAAAGAGGCGATGGTACAGGAGGTGGTGGCGGATGCCAAAAGCCTGATAAGGGATATTCAATCAAAAGGGAGCGCCTCCGTTTATGGAATCTATTTCGATTTCGATAAGGCGGATATTAAAGCAGAGTCTGAACCGGCGATTAATGAGATTGCAAAACTCCTTCAGGAGAACAAAGATCTTAAGCTCTATGTGGTAGGGCATACCGATAACGTTGGGAATTTTGACTACAACATGAAGCTTTCAAAAGCCCGGGCAGATGCCGTGACAAAAGAGCTGGTAACAAAACATAAGATCTCCCCAGAAAGGCTCAAAGCCTTTGGCGTCGGCTCTCTTTCTCCAGTTGCTTCCAACAAGACGGAGGAGGGTCGCGCCAAGAATCGCCGTGTGGAATTGGTGGAACAGTAA